AAGTGAGCCGCAAACCATCCGGTTATCCGATGGTTCAGTCGTCTGGCTGAATGCTTCCTCCCTATTCCGGTATCCGGAAAAATTCGGTTCAAAGAACAGGGAGGTATATTTGGACGGAGAAGCATATTTCAGTGTAATGAAAAATGAACGACAGGTTTTCTTAGTCCATACTGACAAACAGCAGATCAATGTATTGGGTACCGAATTCAACGTTCTCGGATATTCTTCCGATCCCTACACCATTACCACGCTTGTAACGGGGAAAGTGACGCTCGGGACGTATGACAATGAAAACAACCTGAAGAATGAAATTATGATGGATCCTAATCAACAGGTCTATTTTGACAAACAGTCTTTTCAAACGACTCTGTCGGAAGTAAATACATTGGACGTTACATCGTGGATGAAAGGTATTTATTCTTTTAGAGACTCACCATTGGAAGAGATAACCCGCCGATTGGAGAAGATTTATGGTGTTACCATTATTATTCCGGATAAAGCGGATAGAGAAGAAGAATATACGGGAAAGTTCTTTGCCCATCAGACGGTAGAAGAAATTGCAGACGTCCTTAATTTCAAAAGGCAATTCCGGTTACAATTCAGGGATGATACGATCTTTCTTCAGAGGAGATGATCCTATAATTCAAAATAGATTAATAACTTAATAAAAACAAATGCCTATGGGAGAAACCTGAGAGATAATAAATAAAGAAAGCCAGGAAACTGCGCGAACAGTATCCCGGCCCATAATTCGTTTTCAATTAATTAAATCACCTCTATTGTCTCACAAGCAACAGTGGAATACTATTTTTTAATTTATCAAAAACATGCAAAGATATGAATAAATTAACAGATCCCCATAGAGTTATATGGAGAAAAAGACCTTTAACCGTGATGTTCATTTTTGTCTTCTTGATTACCGGGAATTTTAATGGTTTTGCCGGTGATTATACCCAAAATGAAAAACTATCGGTAAAGATGCAGCAGGCAACCTTTGATGAGATTGTTTCTGCTATTGAGAATCAGTCTGATTACGTGTTTTTTTATAAAAGCAGTGATGTGGACCGCAACATTCACTATGATGTAGACCTGGAAAACCGGAATATCCATGAGATACTGGATCAATTAATGGAAAATTCTTCTCTTTCTTACAGAATATCAGGAAAATATATTTTTATTGATAAAAAAGAGATAAGAAAAGATAATGAGTTGGTAACTAAGGAGAGCAGTGTATTACAGCAAAGAAAGCAAATCACTGGAACTGTGACTGACGAACAGGGTGAACCTGTTATCGGTGCAAATATTATAGAAAATGGTACAAATAACGGTACTGTCTCCGATATAGACGGGCGTTTTTCGTTGTTGGTAGAGAACGAGAATGCTACTCTCCGTATCTCTTATATTGGTTATATAGAGCAGGAAATTAACATTACCGGAAGAAATTCATTGAATGTTGTTCTGCAGGAAGATACACAAGCGTTAGACGAACTGGTAGTGGTAGGGTACGGTGTTATACGCAAGTCGGACGTGACCGGTTCTATCTCTACGGCCAAGGGTAGTGATATCATTAAATCCCAGTCGTTTAACGCGCTGGAAGGATTAAAGGGAAAAGCGGCTGGCGTGAATATCTTCTCCAATACCGGGCAGCCGGGTGGAGAGATGCGCGTTATTATCCGCGGTATCGCCACCATTAATGCTTCGGCCAGCCCGTTATACGTAGTGGACGGGGTGGTAATGTCTAATTTCCAGTTTCTTAACCCCAATGATATTGAATCGATCGAAGTATTGAAAGATGCTTCTTCCGCGGCGATCTACGGTGCCCGTGGAGCCAACGGTGTGGTGCTGGTAACCACCAAGCGCGGGGGAAATACCGGGAATCAGGCACGTATCTCGTACGATGGATCGGTATCTCTTAGCACGATGGCACGTTACATGGACGTGATGAATTCCAGCGAGTGGATGGCTACTTTCAAGCAGGGGTTGGAGAACGCCAATACCTGGCAAGGAAGGAACTTCACAACCGACCTGTCGCAAATCTTCACTGACCCTCGTTTATTTAATTCCGACGGTTCGCCTAAGTACGATACCGACTGGCAGCGTGAGTCTTCCCGGATGGCTCTCTCCCATAACCACCAGCTCAATATCCAGCGTGGAGATGGTACCTCGTCGATGGGTGCTTTCCTGAACTACACCGACCAACAGGGTATCCTGCATAATACCTATATGAAACGCCTGAATGCCAAGTTAGCGTACGACGACAAGCCCACCAAGTGGTTATCGACCGGCGTAAACCTCTTGGTAAACCACACTTGGGCGAACAGGACTTCGGATAATCCGTATGGACAGGGCGCGTTGCGTACCATGGTAGAGTTATCGCCTTTTATACCAGTAATGCTGGATGGAGTTTACATGCAGTCAAACGATGTCCAGACATCTTCTATTCTCAGGGACCAGAACAATCCCAATAGTGGATCGCAAGGATTTAGCCCCGAGGGGGTTGGTAACCCGGTAGAACTTCTAAAGAGACTGGAAGCCATGCAGTACCGGACGCAAATATTCGGGAACACCGCATTGACGTTCCACCTCAACAAAGATTTGGAACTGAAAACGCAGTTCGGTGTCGATTATCACAATAACCGCAACGCCAATTACACCCCGTTCACCCCGCGTCCTTTAATCAACCAAAGCGCGAATGATGGAGCAGCATCAGCAAATAACTCAAACACCTTCTACTGGCAGGAAGAAACCTACCTGACCTATAACAAGGAGATTGGCAAGCATTATATCAATGCCTTGGCAGGGGTGTCGTGGCAAGAGCGTACGTACACTTACTTTAGTGCATCCGATAAAATCTATTCGGATGACTTCTATGGTTACTATAATATGGGATCGGGGACTGAACGTCCTTCAGTTAGCAATGACCACGACCGGTGGGCGATGAACTCCTACTTTCTGCGTGGGGTATATTCCTACGACAGCAAGTACATGGCCACCTTGACGAGCCGCTGGGACGGTTCCTCTAAGTTCGGTGCCAATAACAAGTATTCCTGGTTCCCCTCTATAGGCCTTGGCTGGATGATGTCAAGCGAGGATTTCCTGATTGATAACCCTGTGATCAGTCGGTTAAAGCCACACACCTCTTTCGGGGTGACCGGTAACTCGGAGATCGGGACCTACGCGTCGCTGGCTACCATTGGTCAATCGACCACGATCATCGGAGAATCATTGCAGACTGTTTCGTATAGATCCCGCATGCCTAATCCTGACTTGAAGTGGGAGAGAACGAACCAGTGGGACGTTGGTATCGACCTGGGTTTATTTAATAACCGGATTAACGTAGAAGCTTCTTATTACTATAAGTATACTACCGACCTCTTGCTTGGGCGCCCATTACCAAGATCAACTGGGTTCTCATCGATCACGAGCAATATAGGGGAGGTTTCCAACCGCGGGATTGACTTGTTGATCAATGCTTATCCCATCGACAACCAGAACTTCCAGTGGAACACCACCTTTAACTTGAGTTTCAACAAGAACCGCGTCGAGAAACTGGACGAGAGTTCATCGGTTGACCCGCTCACCGGTAAGCGCCAAATCCTTCTCGACGGTTTCGTCGGCTACGACATGCTGATCCGCGAAGGTGAGGAGCTCTCCACCTTCTACGGCTACAAACGAGCCGGTATCTATGATGGCAATCCTGCCAATTGGAATACTGAAACAATGAATGTGCCTTCCACGATTGGTGAAAAGGTAACCTATAAAGAGCGTGAAATCCTTGGTAACGGGTTGCCTGATTGGATGGGTTCTCTTATCAATACATTCAATTACAGGGGGTTCGATCTGACTGTCGATCTGCAGTTTTCATTGGGCGCGGATATCATGCAGGAGTATTTCCACTCTGCCGAAGGACGTTTTCTTACCAGTGGTCTTGATCGCCTTTGGCAGGAAGCATGGCACCCTACGCTGAATCCCAACGGCAGTGCACAAGCTATCCGCTTGGCTAATTTCGGGATGGGTAATAACGCCAATGCCGATGATACTTGGGTGGCCGACGGTTCTTACCTGCGTGGTAACCTGATCCAATTAGGATACACGTTTAGTTCGAGTGCCGTTCAAAACATGGGGCTTTCTGCATTGCGTTTCTATGCTAACGTGAACAACGCGTTCCTGGTCACCTCGTCGGATTATTTGGGATACGATCCGGATAACTCCTCGCGTTTGGGCGATAACAAATGGGGTACCAACCGCCAGTTCTTTACCTATCCACGTGCGAGGACATTCACGTTCGGTATCAATCTGACATTTTAATTAGTAATTTGAAATTAATTATAATATCATATGAAAATAAATAAATATATATCCATCCTTTGCATGATTGCAATCTCGCTGTGGATGAGTTCATGCACTAGTTTTTTAGAAGAGAACCCGCTGGATGAAAAGACCGACGGCCAGTTCTGGCGGACTCTGTCCGATGCTCAAACGGCTGTTAATGCACTGTATTTTGGAGGAGTTCCCTACTTGCATAATATCGACGTGGATGGTGGTTGGACACCCAAAGCTACCATGTGGGGTGGTGTCATGTCCGGGTTATTTGTCGATAAACGCAAAGACCGGACATTTACCAACGCGTCCGAAGGGGGTAACTTTAATATCGAGTCGTTTAATTCTACGTCGCTGAAGATTTGGACCGAGTTCTATATCGGGATCTCCCGGGCGAATTTCGTGATCGCCAATATTCCCGAGATGACCGACGTACTGACACCCGCGCAGATCGATAATTTTGTGGCTCAAGGAAAGTTCTTCCGGGCATATGCCTATTTTTACCTCGTAAAGGAGTATGGCGACGTACCCTATATCGACTTTCCTTATAATTCCTTGGAAGGTATCTACCAGGAGCGTGTCCCGGCGGCACAGGTGTACCAGCACATTGAAGCCGACCTACTGGATATCATCGCGGGGAACGCGTTGCCCAACATAGCGTTCTACGACAATGGAGGGTACGTGACCCGGCCAATGGCCCAAACCTTGTTGGCTAATGTTTACCTGCAATGGGCCGGTGCTCCGGTTAACGGCGGGAACGAGTATTATACCAAGGCGGCCAACATGGCCCTCAACGTGATTAATGGTGGGCAGCACGCCTTGATCCACCCGAGTGGAACGACCAATGATCTTAACTCGGCGTATAATATCATCAAGACAACGAAAGATTCGAACGAGATCATCTTCGCCAAGGAGTTTAATCAGACCAGCTTTAACGTGGGTAATTCTTATGCAGTACGGTCCATCGAAACCGATGCTTTCCAGTGGGGTATTTTCAAGCCGGGAGGCGACGTTTTATACAATGCCTACCTGCCTTGCGATATGTTGCTTAACAGCTATCATCCTTCCGATATCCGCGGACAGGAGAAACAGTTTTTCTTCTGGGAATATACTTCGCCCGACGGAGAAGATTTCGAGCTGAATTATGCCGGGAACTGGGCGTGGTTCGATGAGGGATCGTTGATTAACGGGCGTAACGGCGACTATAACATGCCCACGTTCCGCTATGCGGAAGTGCTGTTGATTGCTGCTGAAGGACTTGCACGGACAGGCAACGAAGGCGATGCCAGGGGCTACCTCAACCAGGTACGTACACGTGCCGGGTTGGCCAACGAAACCGCCAGTGGCGACGCGTTGATCCAATCTATCCTGACCGAGCGCTTCCACGAGTTCCCGTTGGAATTCAAGATCTGGGACGATATTCGCCGTACCCGTCTCTATCCCGAGGCCGATGGAATGCAGTCGGGCACGCTGAGATGGGTTCCGCTTGCAACGGCAGCTATCCAGAACAAACCGGAAGGAAGTACCCGCGTAGGTGCTATACCCGAGCATGCCCTGCTATGGCCGATCCCGTTAAGTGAAATGCAAGCTAATCCTTTGCTGGAAGGAAACCAAAATCCGGGATGGAGTTAAGCAAATGATTATAGCTTTCTGTTAATTAAGAAGATATATTATAAGTAGAGCCCCAAAAGTTTTGTAAAACTTTTGGGGCTTATTGTAATTTATATATGCCGGTTATCAATTAGTTAAGCATTGTGGCGTGTAATAGTAAATACTATATGGGACGAAAGATGTGTAACCTTATGGAAGAAATGCAAAAAAACAGTAAATGATTGGTTTTTTATTTAAAAAGCTTAAATTTGCATCCGAAACTAATATGTCAATGAAGTCTCAATACCCTATATACAAGATAGATACATCCTCTTTCCGGATTATATATGATCTATATTTTGAGCCGGTATGTCTGTTTCTGAATTATTATACTAGGGATGTAGCGGCTATTGAAGATGTGGTACAGGATGTTTTTGTCAGTTTGTGGGAAAATAAAGAATATTTGGAAATCCAATATCTGAAAACCTATCTTTATAATGCAGCCCGTAACCGGATGCTGAACTATTTGCGGAACAAGGAGAAAAGGGTTGTTTTGCTCAATAAATGGATAGAGGAGAAAGAAATGGCAGAAACAAGTCCTGATTGCTATGATATGGAAGAATTCTCTGCCATATTGAAGAAAGCAGTTGATCAATTACCGGAAAAATGCAGGGCTATTTTTATCCTGAATAAAGAACGGAAGTTTACTTATCAACAGATTGCAGATCATTATCATATCTCGGTAAAAACAGTAGAAACCCAGATGTCCATCGCTCTGAAACGAATTCGAAAACAGGTTGCTTCTGCTTTAGAATGAGGGATGTGTTATAAAACATATTTTTTGCCTTAAATAAAATAAATTTGCTTTAGGGGTATTTTACTTCTTAAGGGTCTCTATTATAAATGATATAAAAAGAGATGAAAGTACCCTATGAGCAAATTGCCGCCTACCTGAGTGGAAAAGCACTTCCTTGGGAAAAGGCGGAAGTGGATGAATGGCTTGCTGAAAGCGCTGAACATCGTTCCCTCTTTCGTTCCCTCGAAAAAGAATGGAGCTTCCTTAAGGAGGGGACTCCGCTCTCATTACCGGATAAGGAACAGGTGTGGACGAAGATCCGGGGAATGATAGATTTTCCGGTTACAACCGCATTATATTCAAAACAAATATTGATTAAATATATCAGTTTAACAGCTTGTATTGCCTTGCTTTTTGGGGTGGCTCTCTCATTGCTGTTTAATAGCGGAAGAGGGGAGTCTACACAGTTTACAGCTTATGCCCCTTTGGGTGAAAAAGCACAGCTTACCCTTCCCGATTCTTCGAGGGTATGGTTAAATTCCGGTTCCACACTAACCTATTTTACTCAATCCCGTCAACGTAGGGTCCATTTGCAGGGAGAAGCTTTCTTTGAAGTGACAAAAGATCCCCGTAAGGTATTTATTGTTCAATCGGGAGACGTGAGCGTGCAGGTGCATGGTACAAGTTTTAATGTTTCTGCTTATGATACAGATCCAGATATAGCGGTTTCACTTGAGAGCGGATTGGTGTCACTCTTCAATAATAAAAATGGAGTTGTCTTGGCACAGTTGCAACCTAACCAGATGGGACGTGTTTCGAAAGCAGACCTGAGTTGCAGTATTGTTGCCGATGACACTGGCATAACCAAACTATGGACGAATAACATACTGAAGGTGTATGACAACAATATTTATGAAGTTGTAAAAAAATTGGAGCGCTGGTATGGAGTGGATATTACCCTTGAGAATGCGAATCCTGATTCACGTTATACATTTGTTGTTAAAACCGAATCAATGAAAGAGTTGTTGGGATTATTGAATAAAATGACCCCAATTGCTTATAAAATAGAAGGAAAGGAGGTGACTATTCGTCTAAGATAGAGAATTACCAAAAAGAAAAAGCACGAAGAACGGGCATTCCTCATGCTTTTAAACTAAACATCATTACTCATTCATTTCTTTGTGCTATCGATTATTTATCGATAGGCATCACATGATTTTTGATCGTTTAGAATTACAAATTTAAGTAAAAAAACAATTCAACTAATTTAAATCATATTTATCATGTGTAAAAAGGTATTATTATCCTTTTTGTTATTCTTTCTGTTAACCAATGTGCATGCCGATAATATGCAACGTGTTGATGTTAAATTGAATAACATAAGTCTAAGAGAATTTTTCTCTTATATCGAGAAAAACTATCCCTATACATTTATGTATGACAACACCGAAATCAATGATAAAGAACGGATTTCGGTGAATGAAAGAAATCAGCCGATTACAAATGTATTGTCATCTGTATTGAAGGATAAGGGTATAAACTATGAAATACAAGGTTATCAAATAATCTTGTCGAAGAAAGATGCTATTGATCAATCAGATGTCAGGCAGGCAGGACGAAAAACAGTAACCGGAAAGGTGCTGGATGAAAACGGCGACCCTGTGATCGGAGCAAATATTGTTGAAAAAGGAACAACCAACGGAACCGTAACCAATATAGATGGGGATTTTACATTGACCGTAGAAAACAATGCTGTAATTCAGATTTCTTATATCGGTTATCTGGTACAGGAGGTCAACTCGACGGGAAGGAATTCCGTCAATATTGTTTTACAGGAGGATTCAAAAACACTGGATGAAATTGTGGTTGTGGGCTATGGGACAATGAGAAAACGGGACTTGACAGGTTCAGTATCATCCATTAAATCGGAAGATATACAGCGTTCGCCTGTTACCTCGCTTGACCAGGCTATCCAGGGTAAAGCAGCCGGAGTGCAGGTGTCACAAGCCTCTTCAGCTCCGGGTGGCAGGGTTCTGATCCGCGTTCGTGGAGGTAACTCGTTAAGTAGTAGCAATGAACCTCTGTATGTTGTGGATGGTTTTCCCGTCTCAGCAGGAGGTTCAGCAGGAGGTAACGGTACAGCACAGAATCCGCTGGCTACATTAAATACGGCGGATATTGCTTCTATAGAAATATTGAAAGACGCATCGGCGACGGCAATCTATGGTGCCCGAGGCGCCAATGGTGTAGTTTTGATTACAACAAAAAGAGGAGATATAGGAAGGCCACGTGTTACTTTGGATGCTTATCATGGAGTGCAAACCGTAGCTAAAAAACTTGATATGATGAATGCCCGGGAATATGCCACTTTAGTAAATGAAGCAAGGGCTAACGACGGGCAAAGTCCTGTATTTCCCAATCCGAATAATCCTTATTATTTCCCTGACATCTCTGCTTTAGGTGAAGGTGTTGATTATCAGGATGAGGTATTTACCAGCGCTCCCACTCAAAATTATAATCTCAGTGTAGTCGGTGGTAATGATGGAATTCGTTATTCTGTCGGGGGAGGCTATTTCGGTCAGGATGGGATTATTAAAAACAGTAATTTCAACCGCGCCTCTTTCCGTTCCAACCTGGATATTAAAATAGTGCCGAGTCTGACGGTCAGTACCAATATCACGGCCAGTCACAGTTGGGCAAATGGAATGCCTTCCGAAGGTGACGGAGGTGGCGGTACAGGTGGCGTTGTGCATGGCGCCGTTGTGATGCCCGCATCCGTGCCTATCTATGATGCAGATGGTAATTATACGATGACAAATCCTACCCCGGGAGGTACCCCCAGTAATAATCCTGTTGCTACGGTCAATCATTATAAGGATAATCAGGAAATAGATCGTTTCCTGGGTTCTGTCGATGCAAACTGGGAGATTATGAAGGACCTGACTCTGAAAATTACTTTTGGGGCAGATTTGTCCACAGCCAACAGGGCTTTTTACTGGCCTAAACAGACACATAGGGGAAATTCCAAAAATGGGGAAGCAAATCAGAGGTATCGTAAAGATGTATCTTACCTGAATGAAAATATCCTGACTTATAACAA
This window of the Proteiniphilum saccharofermentans genome carries:
- a CDS encoding RNA polymerase sigma-70 factor, which encodes MKSQYPIYKIDTSSFRIIYDLYFEPVCLFLNYYTRDVAAIEDVVQDVFVSLWENKEYLEIQYLKTYLYNAARNRMLNYLRNKEKRVVLLNKWIEEKEMAETSPDCYDMEEFSAILKKAVDQLPEKCRAIFILNKERKFTYQQIADHYHISVKTVETQMSIALKRIRKQVASALE
- a CDS encoding RagB/SusD family nutrient uptake outer membrane protein, with the translated sequence MKINKYISILCMIAISLWMSSCTSFLEENPLDEKTDGQFWRTLSDAQTAVNALYFGGVPYLHNIDVDGGWTPKATMWGGVMSGLFVDKRKDRTFTNASEGGNFNIESFNSTSLKIWTEFYIGISRANFVIANIPEMTDVLTPAQIDNFVAQGKFFRAYAYFYLVKEYGDVPYIDFPYNSLEGIYQERVPAAQVYQHIEADLLDIIAGNALPNIAFYDNGGYVTRPMAQTLLANVYLQWAGAPVNGGNEYYTKAANMALNVINGGQHALIHPSGTTNDLNSAYNIIKTTKDSNEIIFAKEFNQTSFNVGNSYAVRSIETDAFQWGIFKPGGDVLYNAYLPCDMLLNSYHPSDIRGQEKQFFFWEYTSPDGEDFELNYAGNWAWFDEGSLINGRNGDYNMPTFRYAEVLLIAAEGLARTGNEGDARGYLNQVRTRAGLANETASGDALIQSILTERFHEFPLEFKIWDDIRRTRLYPEADGMQSGTLRWVPLATAAIQNKPEGSTRVGAIPEHALLWPIPLSEMQANPLLEGNQNPGWS
- a CDS encoding FecR family protein, which codes for MNKDVPEIVVRVLQGNQTEDDMHVFLQWYHSSQGNKDIFFQLKHIYDFRKGEKYPDIIELEASWERLWEKLKKQSATHISSSETNRDKRYSSIIRYAGVAAVAILLMVVGVRLFYKGRDQIVWIEVRTGAKSEPQTIRLSDGSVVWLNASSLFRYPEKFGSKNREVYLDGEAYFSVMKNERQVFLVHTDKQQINVLGTEFNVLGYSSDPYTITTLVTGKVTLGTYDNENNLKNEIMMDPNQQVYFDKQSFQTTLSEVNTLDVTSWMKGIYSFRDSPLEEITRRLEKIYGVTIIIPDKADREEEYTGKFFAHQTVEEIADVLNFKRQFRLQFRDDTIFLQRR
- a CDS encoding SusC/RagA family TonB-linked outer membrane protein, yielding MNKLTDPHRVIWRKRPLTVMFIFVFLITGNFNGFAGDYTQNEKLSVKMQQATFDEIVSAIENQSDYVFFYKSSDVDRNIHYDVDLENRNIHEILDQLMENSSLSYRISGKYIFIDKKEIRKDNELVTKESSVLQQRKQITGTVTDEQGEPVIGANIIENGTNNGTVSDIDGRFSLLVENENATLRISYIGYIEQEINITGRNSLNVVLQEDTQALDELVVVGYGVIRKSDVTGSISTAKGSDIIKSQSFNALEGLKGKAAGVNIFSNTGQPGGEMRVIIRGIATINASASPLYVVDGVVMSNFQFLNPNDIESIEVLKDASSAAIYGARGANGVVLVTTKRGGNTGNQARISYDGSVSLSTMARYMDVMNSSEWMATFKQGLENANTWQGRNFTTDLSQIFTDPRLFNSDGSPKYDTDWQRESSRMALSHNHQLNIQRGDGTSSMGAFLNYTDQQGILHNTYMKRLNAKLAYDDKPTKWLSTGVNLLVNHTWANRTSDNPYGQGALRTMVELSPFIPVMLDGVYMQSNDVQTSSILRDQNNPNSGSQGFSPEGVGNPVELLKRLEAMQYRTQIFGNTALTFHLNKDLELKTQFGVDYHNNRNANYTPFTPRPLINQSANDGAASANNSNTFYWQEETYLTYNKEIGKHYINALAGVSWQERTYTYFSASDKIYSDDFYGYYNMGSGTERPSVSNDHDRWAMNSYFLRGVYSYDSKYMATLTSRWDGSSKFGANNKYSWFPSIGLGWMMSSEDFLIDNPVISRLKPHTSFGVTGNSEIGTYASLATIGQSTTIIGESLQTVSYRSRMPNPDLKWERTNQWDVGIDLGLFNNRINVEASYYYKYTTDLLLGRPLPRSTGFSSITSNIGEVSNRGIDLLINAYPIDNQNFQWNTTFNLSFNKNRVEKLDESSSVDPLTGKRQILLDGFVGYDMLIREGEELSTFYGYKRAGIYDGNPANWNTETMNVPSTIGEKVTYKEREILGNGLPDWMGSLINTFNYRGFDLTVDLQFSLGADIMQEYFHSAEGRFLTSGLDRLWQEAWHPTLNPNGSAQAIRLANFGMGNNANADDTWVADGSYLRGNLIQLGYTFSSSAVQNMGLSALRFYANVNNAFLVTSSDYLGYDPDNSSRLGDNKWGTNRQFFTYPRARTFTFGINLTF
- a CDS encoding TonB-dependent receptor, giving the protein MCKKVLLSFLLFFLLTNVHADNMQRVDVKLNNISLREFFSYIEKNYPYTFMYDNTEINDKERISVNERNQPITNVLSSVLKDKGINYEIQGYQIILSKKDAIDQSDVRQAGRKTVTGKVLDENGDPVIGANIVEKGTTNGTVTNIDGDFTLTVENNAVIQISYIGYLVQEVNSTGRNSVNIVLQEDSKTLDEIVVVGYGTMRKRDLTGSVSSIKSEDIQRSPVTSLDQAIQGKAAGVQVSQASSAPGGRVLIRVRGGNSLSSSNEPLYVVDGFPVSAGGSAGGNGTAQNPLATLNTADIASIEILKDASATAIYGARGANGVVLITTKRGDIGRPRVTLDAYHGVQTVAKKLDMMNAREYATLVNEARANDGQSPVFPNPNNPYYFPDISALGEGVDYQDEVFTSAPTQNYNLSVVGGNDGIRYSVGGGYFGQDGIIKNSNFNRASFRSNLDIKIVPSLTVSTNITASHSWANGMPSEGDGGGGTGGVVHGAVVMPASVPIYDADGNYTMTNPTPGGTPSNNPVATVNHYKDNQEIDRFLGSVDANWEIMKDLTLKITFGADLSTANRAFYWPKQTHRGNSKNGEANQRYRKDVSYLNENILTYNKVLGDHSFNVVGGYTWQIFHYKHFEASSTGYSTDLYLANNLGAGTTYGQPGSNRSQNQLASYLGRLNYIYKDRYLFTLTARADGSSKFGANNKWSFFPSFAVAWRASEEAFLREVDWLSNLKVRASYGKTGNQNIDNYKSLAMLGTMNYALGGVLNSGVGPNNIPNPDLKWETTASTDVGLDIGLFNNRLSLVVDYYYKKTTDLLWNISTPSSVGFGSIFKNIGSLENKGLEITLGADVFTGEFKWNTQMNWSRNRNKVLEIPGYTPSTQGTLSGHLKVNGSWLEPGLPVGVWNLLKYDGVFQDQAQLEAGPRSSANDKLGDARFVDKNGDGKINYTDDRMIVGDPNPDFIYGWTNNFSFKGFDFSVYLQGSYGNDIINIQRAETNISGPWGNQRREILNRWTPTNTNTSVPRARVTVDPLLLQSDWLIEDGSYMRVKTMTLGYTFGNVRFMNSLRLYVTGQNLFTITNYSGFDPEVNSQGNSNLQLGVDYNAYPSAKAVLFGVNISF
- a CDS encoding FecR family protein, with translation MKVPYEQIAAYLSGKALPWEKAEVDEWLAESAEHRSLFRSLEKEWSFLKEGTPLSLPDKEQVWTKIRGMIDFPVTTALYSKQILIKYISLTACIALLFGVALSLLFNSGRGESTQFTAYAPLGEKAQLTLPDSSRVWLNSGSTLTYFTQSRQRRVHLQGEAFFEVTKDPRKVFIVQSGDVSVQVHGTSFNVSAYDTDPDIAVSLESGLVSLFNNKNGVVLAQLQPNQMGRVSKADLSCSIVADDTGITKLWTNNILKVYDNNIYEVVKKLERWYGVDITLENANPDSRYTFVVKTESMKELLGLLNKMTPIAYKIEGKEVTIRLR